The Trichosurus vulpecula isolate mTriVul1 chromosome 3, mTriVul1.pri, whole genome shotgun sequence genome includes a window with the following:
- the LOC118843758 gene encoding LOW QUALITY PROTEIN: eukaryotic translation initiation factor 4E-like (The sequence of the model RefSeq protein was modified relative to this genomic sequence to represent the inferred CDS: inserted 2 bases in 1 codon): MATVEPETTTTPNPPPAEEEKTXTNQEVANPEHYIKHPLQNRWALWFFKNDKSKTWQANLRLTSKFDTVEDFWALHNHIQLSSNLMPGCDYSLFKDGIKPMWEDEKNKQGGRWLITLNKQQRRSDLDHFWLETLLCLIGESFDDYSDDVCGAVVNVRAKGDKIAIWTTECENRDAVTHIRKAYKERLGLPPKIVIGYQSHADTATKSGSTTKNRFVV; the protein is encoded by the exons ATGGCGACTGTGGAACCGGAAACCACCACCACTCCTAACCCCCCACctgcagaagaagaaaaaac aaccaatcaGGAGGTTGCCAACCCCGAACACTACATTAAACATCCACTACAGAACAGATGGGCgctctggttttttaaaaatgataagagCAAAACTTGGCAAGCAAACCTTCGTCTGACCTCTAAGTTTGATACTGTTGAGGACTTCTGGGCTTTACACAACCATATCCAGCTGTCTAGTAATTTAATGCCTGGCTGTGACTACTCACTTTTTAAGGATGGAATCAagcctatgtgggaagatgaaaaaaacaaacaaggagGACGATGGCTAATTACATTAAACAAACAGCAGAGACGAAGTGACCTTGATCACTTTTGGCTAGAGACACTGCTGTGCCTTATTGGGGAGTCATTTGATGACTACAGTGATGATGTGTGTGGAGCTGTTGTTAATGTTAGAGCTAAAGGTGATAAGATAGCAATATGGACTACTGAGTGTGAAAACAGAGATGCTGTTACACATATAAGGAAGGCATACAAGGAAAGGTTAGGACTTCCTCCAAAGATAGTGATTGGTTATCAGTCCCATGCAGACACAGCTACTAAGAGCGGCTCCACCACTAAAAATAGGTTTGTTGTTTAA